The following are from one region of the Lacinutrix sp. Bg11-31 genome:
- a CDS encoding PAS domain S-box protein encodes MTNKTILIVDDTFENLYLLRVILEEAGFNIIEAGDGSEGLKRLYENNNVDLIISDILMPVMDGYLFCQACKKENLFKRIPFVFYTSNYIEKLDEDFALKLGAAKFLRKPIEHDELLTTVKDILKTVRTKPKYNKKIRISEGEVLKLYSERLVNKLEKKSLDLGKEVVERKRAEQLLINKNEILDLIAVNTPLKKVFKQLLLNYESVHPNYFGSISLVDEEGKFLLLASAPSLPKSYNLALEELAIENNTGSCPTSAYTKKPVIVKDISIDKLWVKHKDLALSHGLKSCWSIPILSKDNAVLGTFSIYSKSVNTPTLDDIQELDFAVSLANIAIERYRILAEIKKKDESYKSLIDQASDSIVSYSLDGTIYDFNKAAYRNLGYTKKEFLKLKIQDFNTGDLIQNPDNLKKILNGESIISARRFKCKDKSVIDVEISSKLRKDGKIVAISRDITERKKAEIKLLESEYNLRQSQIVGNIGSYVIDISTMTWEGSVVLFNIFGIDKNDQSYLKTIGNWGARMHPDDREGVLSYFEYCVVNHRKFNKEYRVLKLKTNEEIWVHGLGELLFDTEGNSVKMIGTIQDITDRKQSEIKLLESEYRLRQSQVVANIGSYEVDLNTMTWEGSVVLDGILGINESYVKTVESWNNRIHPEERAELLGYFENCIIKNKKFNKEYRVIKLDTKEEVWVHGIGELIFDSEENPIKLIGTIQDITSRKKVEIELQESEYSLKQSQVVANIGSYILDLNTMTWQGTEVLDKIFGINESFEKSIKGWSSLIHANEREEVLSCLMDGITNKIRFNKEYRVLKEDTKEEIWVHGLGEIIYANGVAVNFIGIIQDITERKKAELDLIIANKFSSSILKSMSEGLFAINLDSEIISANPSFCEMTGFSEKELIGIRRPYPFSPPELKKENNERYNLLMQNKNKKDYENTYMHKNGNRFPVHVLVSSIYDENGVKTANFATIQDITERKKAEIDLKLAKEFNDKLIESMQEGMLMLDMSGRIIKVNDSLCEILGYSEKELIGLELPYPFAKAEDLSEMQGIETKVSKGEAPSFQFEFTRKNGEQFMASFLAGNIKDDNGEVIAIFATVKDISEEEKAKRILENNAAKSKEKKDVILELANLVGENINITFNKITHLAAKTLDVERVSIWSFNKDKSELYCEKLYLLKNKKYEIGGVLKQIENPKYFQALESKQAVLVSNAEKDSITKRLAKEYLIPNNIKSLMDVVINSANGHYGIVCFEHVGDDLRDWSVEDQAFSTSIASIVSLMVESTERKVAENKTSIANQKLTEANKELNVLRNQLEQENMYLRNELDLVFNYEEMVYGSIEFSNVLSEVEKVAPTTATVLLLGESGTGKELLARAVHNTSLRNKKPLIKVNCSAIPRELIESELFGHKKGSFTGAINDKIGKFELADGGTLFLDEIGELPLDMQPKILRFLQEGEIEVVGGTTGLKKLDVRVIAATNRDLKAEVEKKQFREDLYFRLNVFPIEVPPLRKRKDDIPLLVEHFVDKFNKAYGKSIKYIPDDAMSKLKAYNWPGNIRELENLIERASIVSTSDTLLIPGFESSTQKSKSISKKDLSLDSVQRNHIIQILEQCNWKISGPKGAAIILNLKPSTLRDRITKLEITKA; translated from the coding sequence ATGACTAATAAAACTATTTTAATAGTAGACGATACTTTCGAGAACTTATACCTACTTAGAGTAATACTTGAAGAAGCAGGTTTTAATATTATTGAGGCAGGCGATGGTAGTGAGGGGCTAAAAAGGTTGTATGAGAATAATAATGTAGATCTTATTATTTCAGATATTTTAATGCCTGTAATGGATGGGTATCTGTTTTGTCAAGCATGTAAAAAGGAAAACCTATTTAAAAGAATACCATTTGTTTTTTATACCTCAAATTATATTGAAAAATTAGATGAAGATTTTGCGTTAAAATTAGGAGCAGCAAAGTTTTTAAGAAAACCAATAGAGCATGACGAGTTGCTTACTACTGTAAAGGATATTTTAAAAACAGTAAGAACTAAGCCAAAATATAATAAAAAAATAAGAATCTCTGAAGGCGAAGTTTTAAAGCTTTACAGCGAAAGGCTTGTTAATAAACTAGAAAAGAAGAGTTTAGACTTGGGTAAAGAGGTTGTAGAGCGTAAAAGAGCAGAGCAATTATTAATTAATAAAAACGAGATATTAGATTTAATTGCTGTAAACACACCTTTAAAGAAGGTTTTTAAGCAATTACTATTAAACTACGAGTCTGTACACCCAAATTATTTTGGTTCTATTAGCTTAGTGGACGAGGAAGGTAAGTTTCTCCTTTTGGCATCTGCACCATCATTGCCAAAATCATACAATTTGGCCTTAGAAGAATTAGCTATCGAAAATAATACAGGCTCATGTCCTACATCGGCGTATACTAAAAAACCTGTAATAGTTAAAGATATAAGTATAGATAAGTTGTGGGTTAAACATAAAGACTTAGCCTTAAGTCATGGTTTAAAGTCGTGTTGGTCTATACCCATTTTATCGAAGGACAATGCTGTTTTAGGGACTTTTTCAATTTATAGTAAGTCTGTAAATACGCCTACTTTAGATGATATTCAAGAACTTGATTTTGCTGTAAGTTTGGCTAATATTGCAATAGAAAGATATCGAATACTTGCAGAAATTAAAAAGAAAGATGAGTCCTATAAATCCTTAATAGATCAAGCAAGTGATTCTATAGTATCCTATTCATTAGATGGCACAATATATGATTTTAATAAAGCAGCTTATAGAAATTTAGGCTATACTAAAAAAGAGTTTTTAAAATTAAAAATTCAAGATTTTAATACTGGTGATCTTATTCAAAATCCGGATAATCTTAAAAAAATACTTAATGGAGAGTCTATAATTTCTGCCAGGCGGTTCAAATGCAAAGATAAATCTGTTATAGATGTAGAAATATCTTCAAAATTACGAAAGGATGGTAAGATAGTTGCTATTTCCAGAGATATAACAGAGCGTAAAAAAGCAGAAATAAAACTTTTAGAAAGTGAATATAATTTAAGGCAGTCTCAAATAGTTGGTAACATCGGGTCTTATGTTATAGATATAAGTACCATGACTTGGGAAGGTTCTGTTGTGTTATTTAATATTTTTGGTATTGATAAAAATGATCAATCTTATTTAAAGACGATAGGAAATTGGGGTGCACGTATGCATCCAGACGACAGAGAAGGAGTGCTAAGTTATTTTGAATATTGTGTAGTAAACCATAGAAAATTTAACAAGGAATATAGAGTTTTAAAACTAAAGACTAATGAGGAAATTTGGGTCCATGGTTTAGGAGAGTTGCTTTTTGATACCGAAGGGAACTCTGTAAAAATGATTGGTACTATACAGGATATTACCGATCGAAAACAATCAGAAATTAAACTTTTAGAAAGCGAATACAGATTAAGGCAATCTCAAGTAGTTGCTAATATAGGGTCTTATGAGGTGGACTTGAATACAATGACTTGGGAGGGTTCTGTGGTATTAGATGGTATTTTGGGTATAAATGAGTCGTATGTAAAAACAGTTGAAAGTTGGAATAACCGTATTCATCCAGAAGAAAGAGCAGAGTTACTAGGTTATTTTGAAAACTGTATTATAAAGAATAAAAAATTTAATAAAGAATACAGGGTTATAAAGCTGGATACTAAAGAGGAGGTGTGGGTGCATGGTATTGGAGAACTGATTTTTGACAGTGAAGAAAATCCAATAAAATTAATTGGTACAATACAAGATATTACAAGTCGTAAAAAAGTAGAAATAGAACTTCAGGAGAGCGAATACAGTTTAAAGCAATCTCAAGTAGTTGCTAATATTGGGTCTTATATATTAGACTTGAATACAATGACTTGGCAGGGCACTGAAGTGTTAGATAAAATTTTTGGCATAAATGAATCGTTCGAAAAATCGATTAAAGGTTGGAGTAGTCTTATTCATGCAAATGAAAGAGAGGAGGTGCTAAGTTGCTTGATGGATGGTATTACAAATAAGATTAGATTTAATAAAGAGTATAGAGTTTTAAAGGAAGATACCAAAGAAGAAATTTGGGTACATGGTTTAGGAGAAATTATTTATGCTAATGGAGTAGCTGTAAATTTTATAGGGATTATTCAAGATATTACTGAACGTAAAAAAGCAGAATTAGATTTAATAATAGCTAATAAGTTCTCATCAAGTATTTTAAAGTCAATGAGCGAGGGTTTATTTGCTATAAATTTAGATTCAGAAATAATTAGTGCAAACCCATCATTTTGTGAAATGACAGGTTTTTCAGAAAAAGAATTAATAGGTATTAGACGTCCATATCCATTTTCTCCTCCAGAATTAAAAAAAGAGAATAATGAGCGTTATAACTTATTAATGCAAAATAAAAATAAAAAAGATTATGAAAACACTTACATGCATAAAAACGGGAATCGTTTTCCTGTGCATGTTTTAGTTTCAAGTATATATGATGAGAATGGTGTAAAAACCGCAAATTTTGCTACTATTCAAGATATTACCGAGCGTAAAAAAGCAGAAATAGACTTAAAACTTGCAAAAGAATTTAATGACAAGCTTATTGAATCTATGCAAGAAGGGATGCTTATGCTTGATATGTCTGGAAGAATTATAAAAGTAAACGATTCTTTATGTGAAATTTTAGGCTATTCAGAAAAAGAACTAATTGGTCTTGAGTTGCCGTATCCATTTGCTAAAGCAGAGGATCTTAGTGAAATGCAAGGAATTGAGACAAAAGTATCTAAAGGTGAAGCTCCATCATTTCAATTTGAATTTACAAGAAAAAATGGAGAGCAATTTATGGCCTCGTTTTTAGCAGGAAATATAAAAGATGATAATGGAGAGGTTATAGCAATATTTGCGACCGTGAAAGACATATCCGAAGAAGAAAAAGCAAAAAGAATTTTAGAGAACAATGCTGCTAAATCTAAAGAAAAGAAAGATGTTATTTTAGAATTAGCTAACCTTGTTGGTGAAAATATTAATATAACATTTAATAAGATAACGCATCTAGCTGCTAAAACTTTAGATGTAGAAAGAGTTAGTATTTGGAGTTTTAACAAGGATAAGAGCGAGTTGTATTGCGAGAAATTATATTTGCTAAAAAACAAGAAGTACGAAATTGGTGGTGTTTTAAAACAGATTGAGAACCCAAAGTATTTTCAAGCTCTAGAAAGTAAACAAGCAGTTCTAGTCTCTAATGCAGAAAAAGATAGTATTACAAAACGGTTAGCAAAAGAGTATTTAATCCCAAATAATATTAAATCCCTTATGGATGTTGTTATTAATAGTGCAAACGGGCATTATGGTATAGTTTGCTTCGAGCATGTTGGTGACGATTTAAGAGATTGGTCTGTCGAGGATCAAGCGTTTTCAACTTCTATTGCAAGTATAGTATCGTTAATGGTTGAGAGTACAGAACGAAAAGTAGCTGAAAATAAAACTTCAATTGCTAATCAGAAATTAACAGAAGCTAATAAAGAGTTAAACGTATTAAGAAACCAATTAGAGCAAGAAAACATGTATCTAAGAAATGAGTTAGATTTAGTTTTTAACTATGAAGAGATGGTATATGGTAGTATAGAGTTTAGTAATGTGCTATCAGAGGTTGAAAAAGTCGCACCAACAACAGCAACAGTTCTGTTGTTAGGAGAATCTGGCACAGGAAAAGAGCTTTTAGCTAGAGCAGTACATAATACAAGTTTACGTAATAAAAAACCATTAATTAAAGTTAATTGCTCAGCTATACCTCGAGAGTTAATTGAAAGTGAGTTGTTTGGTCATAAAAAGGGATCCTTTACAGGAGCGATTAATGATAAAATAGGAAAATTTGAGTTAGCAGATGGAGGTACTTTGTTTTTAGATGAAATAGGTGAGTTGCCACTAGATATGCAACCCAAAATATTAAGATTCTTACAAGAAGGAGAAATTGAAGTTGTTGGTGGTACTACTGGGTTAAAAAAATTAGATGTTAGAGTAATTGCGGCAACAAACAGAGATCTTAAAGCAGAGGTAGAAAAGAAACAGTTTAGAGAAGATTTATATTTTAGACTTAATGTGTTTCCTATAGAAGTGCCGCCTTTAAGAAAGCGAAAAGACGATATTCCTTTATTGGTTGAGCATTTTGTAGATAAATTTAATAAAGCTTATGGAAAAAGTATTAAGTATATTCCAGATGATGCTATGAGTAAGTTAAAAGCATATAATTGGCCAGGAAATATTAGAGAATTAGAAAATTTAATAGAACGCGCCTCAATAGTATCGACTAGCGATACTTTGTTAATTCCAGGTTTTGAGTCTTCTACGCAAAAATCTAAGTCAATTAGTAAAAAAGATTTGTCCTTAGATTCTGTGCAGCGTAATCATATAATACAGATTCTAGAGCAATGCAATTGGAAAATTAGTGGTCCCAAAGGAGCGGCAATAATACTAAATTTAAAGCCCAGTACATTGAGAGATAGAATTACTAAATTAGAGATAACAAAAGCGTAA
- a CDS encoding response regulator → MKSTILIIEDNEQNMYMLSYLLTRSNYNVIEAFNGLDGFRLAHEHNPEIVLIDIHLPDMDGYEICNKLRHKGLPKGTTIIVVTSCAMSGDREKAIGAGADGYLEKPINPETFVNEMENIIKKK, encoded by the coding sequence ATGAAGTCAACAATTTTAATAATCGAAGATAACGAGCAGAATATGTATATGCTATCTTACCTGCTTACTAGAAGCAATTATAATGTAATTGAAGCATTTAATGGGTTAGATGGGTTTAGATTGGCGCATGAACATAATCCGGAAATTGTTTTAATAGATATTCATCTTCCAGATATGGATGGTTATGAAATATGCAATAAATTAAGACATAAAGGCCTTCCTAAAGGCACTACAATAATAGTTGTAACATCTTGTGCAATGAGTGGAGATAGAGAGAAGGCAATAGGGGCTGGTGCAGATGGTTATTTAGAAAAACCAATAAACCCAGAAACATTTGTAAACGAAATGGAAAATATCATTAAGAAGAAATAA
- a CDS encoding PAS domain S-box protein codes for MNTYTIVLVEFLFISSSILLLFKLRKLLGLAPLYLFLGAVRYLQVLSVTRISFTDLEGITIYPVSVVIFSSLLFAVLLIYIKEGVSSARALILGIIISNLLLSALFGIAHMPNLDNIESSFAFLINDKYFILGTILLLLDFLLLIIIYQFLISKTSKQYFFFILFISLFIVFVFDALIFNVTLYYGSADFVNLLLGSVVANVFAALVFSLVLYVYLKYIDNEKSNTYLTPNKERNGFSILRYEKEYLKIKAEKQQLEENIASQLEASLNNISDGFISLDTKWCFTFVNKKAGEFIGRLPESLIGKHIWTELPQGINTPFYNAYYKALNSQETQYIEEFHEVLGRWINSRVYPSPQGLTIYFTDITEQKKADANNQMLRSLVETSDDFIGLATLEGDPIYLNDNGRQLVGLGAYEKLPISIKDFFSENYHDIIVNKHLPAIFSKQYWNGEAHFKNFKTGDLIPIEMSGFLIKHKETNKPIALGIVASDISKRKEAEEKLINSEQLFRGLTSKAPTGIFQTDANGSCNYVNEKWLENAGLSYEEAMGYGWAANIHPEDKERVAKQWEAYVLSGDKELENEFRFLCKNNKCTYVSVTTVATYDAQNNLSGYIGMQLDITERKKAEEELIKSEQLFRRLSSNAPVGIFQTDKDGAFNYVNEEWMKCSGLTFEEAMGFGWVEGLCSEDKERVINGWKAALLSGKNFTIDTRFVDKRGKKTWVSIKAVGLRDANKILYGYIGMQLDITERKKAEEKLINSEQLFRRLSANAPVGIFETDKEGVCNYVNQEWIKYSGLTFSESLGSGWLNAIHPEDRDRVLSEWEQAASSRNGFVSDFRLLNKNGNTKWLSAKSTSLYDSNNQLYGYIGTFVDVTERKEAVENLINSEQLFRRLSSNAPVGIFQTDKDGVCNYVNKEWIKYSGLNFDETLGFGWSNAIHPEDRDGVLKKWQSAISTETEFATDLRFLNEKKGITTWLSVKVVSLYNANKELYGYIGTLIDITNRKKSEEQIIKSEKYLENILNSIGDPVFVKDDKSRMLLVNNALCSMFGMSRDAIVGKTLAENVPLEERNRFLSNDKQVLLTGIENVIEETLSLGKKTSDIRTISTKKTRFIDNSGDKFIIGVIRDITERKKAEIELKESEEKFSKVFKSSVIGFSITDLDHVRVEVNDAMAKLLESTREHLLGKTGEESGVDVLNAAFYEQKNRFEEKIKKNGFLSNETVYRTLISGKKITTLVSVELIEIQGVPHFLSAAIDITDKENAEIALKENEEKFSKAFNSHAIGKAILNKEKKIIEVNEVLAGIVGFKREDLLGNIAEEIGLFNFDSEKNKENENKLWSEFSEKGYVSNIELKYLMKAERELYVLISLEALELNNEGHILLTIVDITEKKNIEKELEKHRNNLEELVRLRTSELEKEKVKAQSADLLKSAFLATMSHELRTPMNSIIGFTGILLKEFAGPLNTEQKKQLTMVKSSGQNLLGLINDVLDISKIEAGKLNMSISPFNYLTTLKNTIDFLLPQASKKGLVINSEIARIDITLNSDERRVEQVLLNLFSNAIKFSRQGTIIVKVDVIDNLLVTQIIDQGIGVSKKDLNKLFHPFIQLDGGLNRSHEGTGLGLAICKSLIEKLGGTIKVQSKLKEGSNFTFKLPLEPIDNK; via the coding sequence ATGAATACATATACTATAGTACTTGTAGAGTTTTTATTCATATCCTCTAGTATCCTTTTGTTGTTTAAGCTTAGAAAATTATTAGGTTTAGCTCCTCTTTATCTTTTTTTGGGTGCTGTGAGATACCTACAGGTGCTTTCGGTTACAAGGATAAGTTTTACCGACTTAGAAGGAATAACAATTTACCCAGTATCTGTTGTAATATTTAGTTCTCTTCTATTTGCGGTTTTATTAATCTATATTAAAGAAGGTGTTTCTAGTGCTAGAGCTCTTATTTTAGGAATTATCATTTCAAACCTCCTTTTATCTGCATTGTTTGGTATTGCGCATATGCCAAATTTGGACAACATAGAGTCATCATTTGCTTTTTTAATAAATGATAAATATTTCATTTTGGGTACTATTTTATTGCTACTAGATTTTCTGCTATTGATAATAATCTATCAATTTTTAATTTCAAAAACTAGTAAACAATATTTCTTTTTTATACTCTTTATTTCGTTATTTATAGTTTTTGTTTTTGATGCACTTATTTTTAATGTAACACTATATTATGGTTCTGCTGATTTTGTTAATTTGCTATTAGGTAGTGTTGTAGCTAATGTTTTTGCCGCATTGGTGTTTTCTTTGGTTTTATATGTCTATTTAAAGTATATAGATAATGAGAAAAGTAATACTTATTTAACACCTAATAAAGAGCGAAATGGTTTTTCAATATTGAGGTATGAAAAAGAATATTTAAAAATAAAGGCTGAGAAACAGCAGTTAGAAGAAAATATAGCCTCTCAATTAGAAGCTTCTTTAAATAATATTTCTGATGGGTTTATATCTTTAGATACTAAATGGTGTTTTACTTTTGTTAATAAAAAAGCAGGGGAGTTTATTGGAAGGTTACCCGAAAGTTTAATTGGTAAACATATATGGACAGAATTACCTCAAGGGATTAATACACCTTTTTATAATGCATACTACAAAGCTTTAAATAGCCAAGAAACACAATATATTGAAGAGTTTCATGAAGTGTTAGGTAGGTGGATTAATAGTAGAGTTTATCCGTCACCACAAGGTTTAACTATTTATTTTACAGATATAACAGAACAAAAAAAGGCAGATGCTAATAATCAAATGCTACGTTCTTTAGTAGAAACTAGTGACGATTTTATTGGCTTGGCAACCTTAGAAGGCGACCCTATTTATTTAAATGATAATGGTAGGCAATTAGTAGGGTTGGGAGCATATGAGAAACTGCCAATTTCTATTAAAGATTTTTTCTCTGAGAATTATCATGATATAATAGTAAATAAACATTTACCTGCTATTTTTAGTAAACAATATTGGAATGGAGAAGCGCACTTTAAAAATTTTAAAACAGGTGATTTAATACCAATTGAAATGTCTGGGTTTTTAATTAAACATAAAGAGACAAATAAACCAATAGCACTAGGTATTGTTGCTTCAGATATTTCTAAACGTAAAGAAGCGGAAGAAAAGTTAATAAATAGTGAGCAACTTTTTAGAGGGCTAACATCTAAAGCGCCAACCGGAATATTTCAAACGGACGCAAACGGTTCTTGTAATTATGTAAATGAAAAGTGGCTTGAAAATGCAGGGTTATCTTATGAAGAAGCTATGGGTTATGGTTGGGCTGCAAATATTCATCCTGAAGACAAAGAAAGAGTCGCTAAACAATGGGAAGCATATGTTTTATCAGGAGATAAAGAACTTGAAAATGAATTTAGATTTTTATGTAAAAATAATAAGTGTACCTATGTATCTGTAACTACTGTTGCCACGTACGATGCTCAAAATAATTTATCTGGTTATATAGGAATGCAATTAGATATTACTGAACGTAAGAAAGCTGAAGAAGAATTAATAAAAAGCGAGCAATTATTTAGGCGATTATCTTCTAATGCACCAGTTGGTATTTTTCAAACAGACAAAGATGGCGCTTTCAATTATGTTAACGAAGAATGGATGAAGTGTTCTGGATTAACTTTTGAGGAAGCAATGGGATTTGGCTGGGTTGAAGGTTTGTGTTCAGAAGATAAAGAAAGAGTAATTAATGGCTGGAAAGCAGCTCTATTATCTGGTAAAAATTTCACTATAGATACTAGGTTTGTAGACAAAAGAGGCAAAAAAACCTGGGTTTCAATTAAAGCAGTTGGTTTGCGTGATGCTAACAAAATATTATATGGCTATATAGGAATGCAATTAGATATTACTGAACGCAAGAAAGCTGAAGAAAAGTTAATAAATAGTGAGCAATTATTTAGACGATTATCAGCTAATGCACCTGTTGGCATTTTTGAAACCGACAAAGAAGGAGTTTGTAATTATGTTAATCAAGAATGGATAAAATATTCTGGACTAACTTTTAGCGAGTCTTTAGGTTCTGGTTGGTTAAATGCTATTCATCCGGAGGATAGAGATAGGGTTTTAAGTGAGTGGGAACAAGCTGCTTCTAGTAGGAATGGATTCGTTTCGGACTTTAGGTTGTTAAATAAAAATGGGAACACAAAATGGCTTTCAGCGAAATCAACTAGTTTATATGATTCTAATAATCAATTATATGGATATATAGGTACATTTGTAGATGTTACCGAGCGTAAAGAAGCTGTAGAGAATTTAATAAATAGTGAACAGTTATTTAGACGATTGTCATCTAATGCTCCTGTTGGAATTTTTCAGACAGACAAAGATGGTGTTTGTAACTATGTAAATAAAGAATGGATAAAATATTCTGGATTAAACTTTGATGAAACTTTAGGCTTTGGTTGGTCAAATGCTATACATCCAGAAGATAGAGATGGAGTTCTTAAAAAGTGGCAAAGTGCTATTTCTACAGAAACAGAGTTTGCAACAGATTTAAGGTTTCTTAATGAAAAAAAGGGGATAACAACTTGGCTTTCAGTTAAAGTTGTCAGTTTGTATAATGCTAACAAAGAGTTGTATGGCTATATAGGAACACTTATAGATATTACCAATCGTAAAAAATCTGAAGAGCAAATTATTAAAAGCGAAAAGTATTTAGAGAATATATTAAATAGTATTGGTGACCCTGTATTTGTAAAGGATGATAAAAGCCGAATGTTATTAGTAAATAATGCGCTTTGTTCCATGTTTGGTATGTCTAGAGATGCTATTGTTGGAAAAACATTAGCCGAAAACGTGCCTTTAGAAGAAAGAAATCGTTTTTTAAGTAATGATAAGCAAGTGCTTTTAACAGGTATTGAAAACGTAATAGAAGAAACGTTGAGTTTAGGTAAAAAGACCAGTGATATTCGAACTATTTCTACAAAAAAAACGCGATTTATTGATAATAGTGGAGATAAATTTATAATTGGAGTAATAAGAGATATTACAGAAAGAAAAAAAGCAGAAATTGAATTAAAGGAAAGCGAGGAGAAGTTCTCTAAAGTATTTAAATCAAGTGTAATAGGTTTTTCTATTACAGATTTAGACCACGTTAGGGTTGAAGTTAATGATGCTATGGCAAAGCTGTTAGAGTCAACACGAGAGCATTTACTTGGTAAAACAGGAGAAGAGTCAGGAGTAGATGTATTGAATGCTGCTTTCTATGAGCAAAAAAATAGGTTCGAAGAAAAAATTAAAAAGAATGGTTTCTTAAGTAATGAAACAGTTTACAGGACCTTAATAAGTGGAAAAAAGATAACTACCTTGGTTTCTGTAGAGCTTATAGAAATACAAGGTGTTCCTCACTTTCTTAGTGCAGCAATTGATATTACAGATAAGGAAAATGCAGAAATAGCACTAAAAGAGAATGAAGAAAAATTCTCTAAAGCTTTTAATTCTCATGCTATAGGAAAAGCGATACTTAATAAAGAAAAAAAAATTATTGAAGTAAACGAGGTGCTAGCAGGCATTGTTGGATTTAAAAGAGAAGACTTGTTAGGTAATATAGCAGAAGAAATAGGGCTGTTTAATTTTGACAGTGAAAAAAACAAAGAAAATGAAAATAAGCTATGGAGTGAATTTAGTGAAAAAGGATATGTCTCAAATATTGAATTAAAATACCTAATGAAAGCAGAAAGAGAACTTTATGTATTAATTTCTTTGGAAGCACTTGAGCTAAATAATGAAGGTCATATTTTGTTAACTATTGTAGATATAACTGAAAAGAAAAATATTGAAAAAGAATTAGAAAAACATAGAAATAATCTTGAAGAGCTAGTGAGGTTAAGAACTTCAGAATTAGAAAAAGAAAAAGTGAAAGCGCAGTCTGCAGATTTATTGAAATCGGCCTTTTTAGCAACCATGTCGCATGAATTAAGAACACCTATGAACTCTATTATTGGGTTTACTGGCATTCTATTAAAAGAATTTGCTGGACCTTTAAATACAGAGCAAAAGAAGCAGTTAACCATGGTTAAAAGTAGTGGGCAGAACTTGCTAGGGTTAATTAATGATGTTTTGGATATCTCTAAAATTGAAGCAGGAAAATTAAATATGTCTATTTCTCCTTTTAATTATTTAACAACATTAAAAAATACTATAGACTTCTTATTGCCACAAGCGTCTAAAAAAGGGCTTGTTATTAATTCAGAAATAGCTAGAATAGATATTACTTTAAATAGTGATGAGAGAAGAGTTGAACAAGTATTACTAAATCTATTTTCTAATGCTATTAAATTTTCTAGACAAGGAACTATTATAGTAAAAGTAGATGTTATAGATAATTTGCTTGTAACGCAAATAATAGATCAAGGAATAGGTGTTAGTAAAAAAGATCTTAATAAACTATTTCATCCTTTCATTCAGTTAGATGGAGGATTAAATAGAAGTCATGAAGGCACAGGTTTAGGATTAGCAATTTGTAAAAGTTTAATAGAAAAATTAGGAGGTACAATTAAGGTGCAAAGTAAATTAAAAGAAGGAAGTAATTTTACTTTTAAATTACCATTAGAGCCTATTGATAATAAATAA